The Streptomyces sp. HSG2 genome has a segment encoding these proteins:
- a CDS encoding ABC transporter ATP-binding protein yields the protein MLIRLLRASLRPYEKTVALVVALQFLQTGAGLYLPTLNADIIDRGVVLGDTGHVLSQGAVMIGVSLAQVVCNMAAVYYSARTASAVGRDLRAAVFDRVQTFSAREVGHFGAPSLITRTTNDVQQVQMLALMTFTLAVSAPIMCVGGVVMALGLDVPLSGVLLAVLPVLVVPVSVIVKRLRPLFRAMQERLDTVNRVLREQITGNRVIRAFVRDGYEQRRFRAANTELTEVSLGAGNLLALMMPVVMTVVNLSSIAVVWFGAHRISGGGMQIGELTAFLAYLMQIVMSVMVATFVVMMIPRAEVCAERIQEVLDTDSSVVPPLAPVTALPRGGHLEIRGAGFRYPGAEEPVLSAVDLTARPGETTAVIGSTGSGKSTLLGLVPRLFDVTEGEVVVGGVDVRELDPGTLTREVGLVPQRPYLFAGTVATNLRYGRPDATDEELWEALDVAQAREFVERLEGGLNAPIAQGGTNVSGGQRQRLAIARTLVQRPRVYLFDDSFSALDYATDAALRAALARETAGATVVIVAQRVATIRDADRIVVLDEGRVVAVGRHRELMASDETYREIVLSQLTEAEAV from the coding sequence GTGCTCATACGACTGCTACGGGCCAGTCTCAGGCCCTACGAGAAGACCGTCGCCTTGGTGGTGGCCCTGCAGTTCCTGCAGACCGGCGCCGGCCTGTACCTGCCCACGCTCAACGCGGACATCATCGACCGCGGTGTCGTCCTCGGGGACACCGGCCACGTGTTGTCCCAGGGCGCCGTGATGATCGGCGTCTCCCTCGCGCAGGTCGTCTGCAACATGGCGGCCGTCTACTACAGCGCCCGCACGGCCTCGGCGGTCGGCAGGGATCTGCGGGCGGCGGTCTTCGACCGGGTCCAGACGTTCTCGGCTCGGGAGGTCGGGCACTTCGGCGCCCCGTCGCTGATCACCCGGACCACCAACGACGTGCAGCAGGTCCAGATGCTGGCGCTGATGACCTTCACCCTCGCGGTCTCGGCGCCGATCATGTGCGTGGGCGGGGTGGTGATGGCCCTGGGACTGGACGTGCCGCTCTCCGGCGTCCTGCTGGCGGTCCTGCCCGTCCTCGTCGTCCCGGTCTCGGTGATCGTCAAGCGACTTCGACCGCTGTTCCGCGCCATGCAGGAGCGGTTGGACACGGTGAACCGGGTGCTGCGCGAGCAGATCACCGGCAACCGGGTGATCCGCGCCTTCGTGCGGGACGGCTACGAACAGCGGCGGTTCCGGGCGGCCAACACCGAGCTGACCGAGGTGTCCCTGGGGGCCGGGAACCTGCTGGCGCTGATGATGCCGGTCGTGATGACGGTGGTGAACCTGTCCTCGATCGCGGTGGTGTGGTTCGGCGCGCACCGCATCTCGGGGGGCGGGATGCAGATCGGCGAGCTGACCGCCTTCCTGGCCTACCTGATGCAGATCGTGATGTCCGTGATGGTGGCCACCTTCGTCGTCATGATGATCCCGCGCGCCGAGGTGTGCGCCGAGCGGATTCAGGAGGTGCTGGACACCGACAGCAGCGTGGTGCCGCCGCTCGCTCCGGTCACCGCTCTGCCGCGTGGTGGGCACCTGGAGATCCGGGGCGCCGGGTTCCGCTATCCCGGCGCGGAGGAGCCCGTCCTCTCCGCCGTCGATCTGACGGCCCGGCCGGGCGAGACGACCGCCGTGATCGGCTCCACGGGCAGCGGCAAGTCCACCCTGCTCGGGTTGGTCCCCCGCCTGTTCGACGTGACGGAGGGCGAGGTCGTGGTGGGCGGGGTGGACGTGCGGGAACTGGACCCGGGCACGCTGACCCGCGAGGTCGGGCTGGTGCCGCAGCGGCCCTATCTCTTCGCCGGCACGGTGGCGACGAACCTGCGCTACGGACGCCCCGACGCCACCGACGAGGAGCTGTGGGAGGCCCTCGACGTGGCGCAGGCCCGGGAGTTCGTGGAGCGGCTGGAGGGCGGGCTGAACGCGCCGATCGCCCAGGGCGGCACCAACGTCTCCGGCGGCCAGCGCCAACGGCTGGCCATCGCCCGGACCCTGGTGCAACGCCCCCGGGTCTACCTCTTCGACGACTCCTTCTCCGCCCTCGACTACGCGACCGACGCGGCTCTGCGCGCGGCGCTCGCCCGGGAGACCGCCGGGGCGACGGTCGTCATCGTGGCCCAGCGCGTGGCGACCATCCGGGACGCGGACCGGATCGTGGTCCTCGACGAGGGTCGGGTGGTGGCGGTGGGCCGGCACCGGGAGCTGATGGCGTCGGACGAGACCTACCGGGAGATCGTGCTCTCCCAACTGACGGAAGCGGAGGCCGTCTGA
- a CDS encoding FGGY family carbohydrate kinase yields the protein MGIVAGLDSAPDFTRIVVCDADTGAVLRQGHAPHPLEGPERGGRPSDIDPQAWLLSLGEAAGGGLLEGVQAIGVSAQANAIVPVDSQGGSVRPAMVGGDKRAQVAAADLIDALGGREAWARAVGCVPQAAHPVTKLRWLARSEPDAAARTAILLQAHDWLVWQLLGRPVRRTTDRGGASGTGFWSAASGAYRADLVELALGHTAMLPEVIGPAEAAGRTPEGLLISAGTGETMAAAFGLGIGLGDAVISLGASGSVMAVHPEALVDGTGMITSLADATGMHLPVVTTQNAVRTLRGTAELLGVPDLEGLSELATRSTPGSHGLVLLPYLEGERTPSLPHTAGTLAGLRRESMKPEHLARASFEGMLCGLADALDVLRGRGVDVRRIFLLGAAAGLPAVRSAAPSLFGAQVVVPQPADYAAIGAARQAAWALGVSQGTLDSRTPPAWRGAVAQVLDPGDDLAVGQAVRQQFVSVREQVHPGALRP from the coding sequence GGGCCGTACTGCGGCAGGGCCACGCCCCGCACCCGCTGGAGGGTCCCGAACGCGGTGGGCGCCCCTCCGACATCGACCCCCAGGCGTGGCTGCTCTCCCTCGGCGAGGCGGCGGGCGGGGGTCTGCTGGAGGGCGTGCAGGCCATCGGCGTCTCCGCTCAGGCCAACGCCATCGTGCCGGTCGACTCCCAGGGCGGCTCGGTGCGACCGGCGATGGTGGGCGGCGACAAGCGGGCGCAGGTCGCCGCCGCGGACCTGATCGACGCACTCGGAGGGCGCGAGGCGTGGGCGCGGGCGGTGGGCTGCGTCCCGCAGGCGGCGCACCCGGTGACCAAGCTGCGGTGGCTCGCCCGGAGCGAACCCGACGCCGCCGCCCGCACCGCCATCCTCCTCCAGGCCCACGACTGGCTGGTCTGGCAGTTGTTGGGGCGTCCGGTGCGGCGGACCACCGACCGGGGCGGAGCGTCCGGCACCGGTTTCTGGTCCGCCGCGAGCGGGGCCTACCGGGCCGATCTGGTGGAGCTGGCCCTGGGCCACACGGCGATGCTTCCCGAGGTGATCGGTCCGGCCGAGGCGGCGGGGCGGACTCCGGAGGGGTTGTTGATCTCGGCAGGGACCGGGGAGACGATGGCCGCCGCCTTCGGACTCGGCATCGGCCTCGGGGACGCGGTGATCTCACTCGGGGCCTCGGGGTCGGTGATGGCGGTGCACCCCGAGGCACTGGTCGACGGAACGGGCATGATCACCTCCTTGGCCGACGCGACGGGGATGCACCTCCCGGTGGTCACCACGCAGAACGCGGTGCGGACGTTGCGCGGCACCGCCGAACTGCTCGGGGTGCCGGACCTGGAGGGGTTGTCCGAGCTGGCGACGCGGTCGACGCCGGGTTCGCACGGTCTGGTCCTCCTCCCCTACCTGGAGGGGGAACGGACGCCGAGCCTGCCGCACACCGCGGGCACCCTGGCCGGGCTGCGGCGCGAGTCGATGAAGCCCGAGCACCTGGCGCGCGCCTCGTTCGAGGGGATGCTCTGCGGCCTGGCCGACGCCCTGGACGTGCTGCGCGGTCGGGGGGTGGACGTGCGCCGGATCTTCCTGCTGGGCGCGGCGGCCGGCCTGCCGGCCGTGCGGTCGGCGGCCCCCTCGCTGTTCGGCGCGCAGGTCGTCGTGCCGCAGCCCGCGGACTACGCGGCCATCGGCGCCGCCAGACAGGCGGCCTGGGCGCTCGGGGTGTCCCAGGGCACCCTGGACTCGCGCACGCCGCCGGCCTGGCGGGGAGCGGTGGCCCAGGTGTTGGATCCCGGCGACGACCTGGCGGTGGGCCAGGCGGTGCGTCAGCAGTTCGTCTCCGTGCGGGAGCAGGTCCACCCGGGGGCGCTGCGGCCGTAG